The Erythrobacter sp. JK5 genome includes a region encoding these proteins:
- the miaB gene encoding tRNA (N6-isopentenyl adenosine(37)-C2)-methylthiotransferase MiaB — protein sequence MKPQTPPKTYRVKSFGCQMNVYDGERMAELLGEKGLHSAPEGEEADLVVLNTCHIREKAAEKVYSDIGRLVKAGEEAGKAPMIAVAGCVAQAEGEEIMARAPAVSMVVGPQAYHRLPEMLDKAVQGERASDTDMPAIAKFDSLPQRTRRSPTAFLTVQEGCDKFCTYCVVPYTRGAEISRPFGDLIAEARRLIEAGAREITLLGQNVNAWAGEDDKGHDVGLGGLIHALARLDGLERIRYTTSHPNDMDDALIAAHGEVDKLMPYLHLPVQSGNDRVLKAMNRAHTAESYMRLLERFRAVRPDIALSGDFIVGFPGETEAEFEDTLRIVDEVRYAQAFSFKYSPRPGTPAATMVGQIAREVMDDRLQRLQARLNRDQLAFNEASVGKTCSVLIERKGKHPGQWLGKSPWLQSVWFEGEAAIGDLVEVELLEAGPNSVMGRPLATVSA from the coding sequence ATGAAACCGCAAACTCCTCCCAAGACCTACCGGGTCAAGAGCTTCGGCTGCCAGATGAACGTCTATGACGGCGAGCGGATGGCCGAATTGCTCGGCGAGAAGGGCTTGCATTCTGCGCCCGAGGGCGAGGAAGCGGACCTCGTAGTTCTCAACACCTGCCACATTCGCGAAAAGGCCGCCGAAAAGGTCTATTCGGACATTGGCCGGCTGGTGAAGGCCGGCGAAGAAGCGGGCAAGGCGCCGATGATCGCGGTCGCGGGCTGCGTGGCGCAGGCCGAGGGCGAGGAGATCATGGCGCGCGCCCCGGCGGTGAGCATGGTGGTCGGCCCGCAAGCCTATCACCGCCTGCCGGAGATGCTCGACAAGGCGGTGCAGGGCGAACGCGCGAGCGACACCGATATGCCCGCGATCGCGAAATTTGATTCCTTGCCCCAGCGCACGCGGCGCTCCCCCACCGCCTTCCTCACCGTGCAGGAGGGCTGCGACAAGTTCTGCACCTATTGCGTGGTGCCCTATACGCGCGGCGCGGAAATCTCGCGTCCGTTCGGTGACCTGATCGCCGAAGCGCGCAGATTGATCGAGGCGGGAGCGCGCGAGATCACGCTGCTCGGCCAGAACGTGAATGCGTGGGCGGGCGAGGATGACAAGGGGCACGACGTTGGCCTCGGCGGGCTGATCCATGCGCTCGCAAGGCTCGATGGGCTCGAACGCATCCGCTACACCACCAGCCACCCCAACGACATGGACGACGCGCTGATCGCGGCGCATGGCGAAGTCGACAAGCTGATGCCCTATCTCCACCTGCCGGTGCAGTCGGGCAATGACCGCGTGCTCAAGGCGATGAACCGTGCGCACACCGCCGAAAGCTATATGCGCCTGCTCGAACGCTTCCGCGCGGTGCGGCCCGACATCGCGCTCAGCGGCGATTTCATCGTCGGCTTCCCCGGCGAGACCGAGGCCGAGTTCGAGGATACGCTCAGGATCGTCGATGAAGTTCGCTACGCACAGGCGTTTAGCTTCAAATATTCCCCGCGCCCCGGCACGCCCGCAGCGACGATGGTGGGCCAGATCGCCAGGGAGGTGATGGATGATCGCCTCCAGCGCCTGCAAGCGCGCCTCAATCGCGACCAGCTGGCCTTCAACGAGGCGAGCGTGGGCAAGACTTGCAGTGTGCTGATCGAGCGCAAGGGCAAGCATCCCGGCCAGTGGCTCGGCAAATCGCCGTGGCTGCAAAGCGTCTGGTTCGAAGGCGAAGCGGCGATCGGCGATCTGGTCGAGGTCGAACTGCTCGAAGCCGGGCCCAATTCGGTGATGGGTCGGCCGCTGGCCACAGTCTCTGCATGA
- a CDS encoding PhoH family protein → MGRKPTRANDPAISPDPIPIREARRAQVEISFENQSLLGALFGQFDANLVQVENRLGVFIHARGDKVVIEGPEDAVARARDTLQTMYDRLAMGQDLDAGAIEALIAMSNEPTLEGIISGERESPPIMIRTRRKTIVPRSATQVSYMRSLARDDIIFALGPAGTGKTYLAVAQAVSQLISGSVQRLILSRPAVEAGEKLGFLPGDMKDKVDPYLRPLYDALYDCMPPEQVERRIESGEIEIAPIAFMRGRTLADAFVILDEAQNTTREQMKMFLTRFGQNSRMVVCGDPKQVDIPGGDRMSGLADAVEKLEGVEGFGTIRFSAADVVRHPIVGRIVEAYEGPAA, encoded by the coding sequence ATGGGCCGCAAACCAACCCGCGCAAACGATCCGGCGATCTCGCCCGACCCCATCCCGATCCGCGAGGCGCGTCGCGCGCAGGTGGAAATCAGCTTTGAAAACCAGTCGCTGCTCGGCGCGCTGTTCGGGCAGTTCGATGCGAACCTGGTGCAGGTCGAAAACCGGCTGGGCGTGTTCATCCATGCGCGCGGCGACAAGGTGGTGATCGAAGGCCCCGAAGACGCAGTGGCCCGCGCCCGCGACACCTTGCAGACGATGTACGATCGGCTGGCGATGGGGCAGGATCTCGATGCAGGGGCGATCGAAGCGCTGATCGCGATGTCGAACGAGCCGACGCTCGAAGGGATCATCAGCGGCGAAAGGGAATCGCCGCCGATCATGATCCGCACGCGGCGCAAGACGATCGTGCCGCGCAGCGCGACGCAGGTCAGCTACATGCGCAGCCTCGCGCGCGACGACATCATCTTCGCGCTCGGCCCGGCGGGAACCGGCAAGACCTATCTCGCGGTCGCACAGGCCGTCAGCCAGCTTATCAGCGGCAGCGTCCAGCGCCTGATCCTCTCGCGCCCGGCAGTGGAGGCAGGCGAGAAGCTCGGCTTCCTGCCCGGCGACATGAAGGACAAGGTCGATCCCTACCTGCGCCCGCTCTACGACGCGCTCTACGATTGCATGCCGCCCGAACAGGTCGAGCGGCGGATCGAGAGCGGCGAGATCGAGATCGCGCCGATCGCCTTCATGCGCGGACGCACGCTCGCCGACGCGTTCGTGATCCTCGACGAGGCGCAGAACACCACCCGCGAGCAGATGAAGATGTTTCTCACCCGTTTTGGCCAGAACAGCCGGATGGTGGTGTGCGGCGATCCCAAGCAGGTCGATATCCCCGGCGGCGACCGGATGAGCGGCCTGGCCGATGCGGTCGAGAAGCTGGAGGGCGTCGAGGGCTTCGGTACGATTCGTTTCAGCGCTGCCGATGTGGTGCGCCACCCGATCGTCGGGCGGATTGTGGAGGCCTATGAGGGGCCGGCCGCTTAG
- the ybeY gene encoding rRNA maturation RNase YbeY: MNLDIDIEEWPAGVWEALAGRAVDATAEAEPPLANPRLCASMLFTTDAEVHALNREWRGRDKPTNVLSFPMLERDALRELASEGPPVMLGDLALAYETCAREAAEKGIALEHHAAHLLVHGLLHLAGHDHETSDEDADEMEALETAILAKMGIADPYGT; encoded by the coding sequence GTGAACCTCGACATCGACATCGAGGAATGGCCGGCAGGCGTATGGGAAGCGCTGGCCGGGCGTGCTGTGGATGCGACCGCGGAAGCCGAACCGCCGCTCGCAAACCCGCGCCTCTGCGCCAGCATGCTGTTCACCACCGATGCCGAGGTCCATGCGCTCAACCGTGAATGGCGCGGGCGCGACAAGCCGACCAATGTGCTCAGCTTTCCGATGCTGGAGCGCGACGCCTTGCGCGAACTTGCCTCCGAAGGCCCGCCGGTCATGCTCGGCGATCTGGCACTCGCATACGAAACCTGCGCCCGCGAAGCGGCGGAAAAAGGCATTGCGCTCGAACATCATGCGGCGCACCTGCTCGTCCACGGCCTGCTGCATCTGGCCGGCCACGATCACGAAACCTCCGACGAAGATGCGGATGAAATGGAAGCGCTTGAGACCGCGATACTTGCAAAGATGGGCATCGCGGACCCATATGGTACCTGA
- a CDS encoding hemolysin family protein, whose product MPDSQSPAGDAESSSGLWPAIRKILKVGDVDRSLRAQLEEAIDEHEDDNDEDSRDEGAGNGDLSPVERQMLRNLLHFSEHDADDVAVPRGEIIAVEAGISWEELVASFSENGHSRMPVYRGTLDDVIGMIHIKDVFGFLANGKTPPADWTTLMRQPLYVPQVRGALDVLADMRSRRVHLAIVLDEFSGTDGIITIEDLVEEIVGEIEDEHDETPEELIVSIGEGMWDCDARAELDDVAEQVDPRLAEVEESVDTLGGLAFVLAEQVPPVGAVVEHPSGWRIEVTAGDEKHVTRLRLHAPQVENDVQ is encoded by the coding sequence ATGCCCGATTCCCAATCCCCCGCCGGAGACGCGGAGAGTAGCAGCGGGCTGTGGCCTGCGATCCGGAAAATCCTCAAGGTCGGCGATGTCGATCGCTCGCTGCGCGCCCAGCTCGAAGAGGCGATCGACGAACACGAGGACGACAACGACGAGGACAGTCGGGACGAGGGCGCCGGCAACGGCGACCTCTCGCCGGTCGAACGGCAGATGCTGCGCAACCTCCTGCATTTCAGCGAACACGACGCCGACGATGTCGCGGTGCCGCGCGGCGAGATTATCGCGGTCGAAGCGGGGATCAGCTGGGAAGAACTGGTCGCCAGTTTCAGCGAGAACGGCCATTCGCGCATGCCGGTCTATCGCGGCACGCTCGATGACGTGATCGGGATGATCCACATCAAGGACGTGTTCGGGTTTCTCGCCAACGGCAAGACGCCGCCCGCGGACTGGACCACGCTGATGCGCCAGCCGCTTTACGTGCCGCAGGTGCGCGGGGCGCTGGACGTGCTGGCGGACATGCGCTCCCGCCGGGTCCACCTGGCGATCGTGCTGGACGAGTTTTCGGGCACCGACGGGATCATCACGATCGAGGACCTGGTCGAGGAAATCGTCGGCGAGATCGAGGACGAGCACGATGAAACGCCCGAGGAACTGATCGTGTCGATCGGCGAAGGGATGTGGGATTGCGATGCCCGCGCCGAGCTCGATGACGTTGCCGAACAGGTCGATCCGCGCCTCGCCGAGGTCGAGGAATCGGTCGATACACTGGGCGGGCTCGCCTTTGTCCTCGCCGAGCAGGTTCCCCCGGTCGGGGCGGTGGTCGAACACCCGAGCGGCTGGAGGATCGAGGTCACCGCAGGCGACGAAAAGCACGTTACGCGCCTGCGTCTGCACGCCCCGCAAGTTGAGAACGACGTGCAATAA
- a CDS encoding LysR family transcriptional regulator, whose translation MPTRRLPPLRALEAFMRTVRLGSARAAAEEIGLSPSALSRRISNLEEFVGKKLFTRARQSMQLTDEGQAFYEAVNPHLESLARAVESQSENISLLRLRLGVLPLFGSQRLFPRLGELRKRHPLLHIDIDTGPHLEDRVGDTLDAAIILSRGPASGLHAVRLDHNLVHAICSKDVANVVGDEVTSESLAKQTFLIHNELPESFVAWKKAHELDEMEPAAIDHYDSGQLMLEAAAQGLGIAIMHDDHMRRAQDNRLTDLSKKQVESPYSYWFVCKPTALESRPVRLFHDWLVRAGL comes from the coding sequence ATGCCGACTCGCCGACTACCACCGCTGCGCGCGCTTGAAGCGTTCATGCGCACGGTACGCCTGGGATCTGCACGTGCAGCCGCCGAAGAAATCGGATTGAGCCCGTCCGCACTGTCGCGGCGGATCTCGAATCTCGAGGAATTCGTAGGCAAGAAGCTGTTCACGCGCGCGCGCCAATCGATGCAGCTTACCGACGAGGGGCAGGCATTCTACGAAGCGGTGAACCCGCATCTCGAATCGCTCGCGCGGGCGGTCGAAAGCCAGTCCGAGAATATCTCGCTGCTGCGGCTGCGGCTGGGTGTGTTGCCGCTGTTCGGCAGCCAGCGGCTGTTCCCGCGACTGGGCGAGCTGCGCAAACGGCACCCGCTGTTGCATATCGACATCGACACCGGGCCGCATCTCGAAGACCGGGTCGGCGACACGCTCGACGCGGCGATCATCCTGTCGCGCGGGCCGGCATCGGGCCTGCACGCGGTGCGTCTGGACCACAATCTCGTCCACGCCATCTGCAGCAAGGATGTGGCCAATGTGGTGGGCGACGAAGTGACCAGCGAGAGCCTCGCCAAGCAGACTTTCCTGATCCACAACGAACTGCCCGAAAGCTTCGTGGCATGGAAGAAGGCACACGAGCTCGACGAGATGGAGCCCGCGGCTATCGATCACTACGATTCGGGCCAGTTGATGCTCGAAGCCGCCGCGCAGGGGCTGGGGATCGCCATCATGCACGACGATCACATGCGCCGCGCGCAGGACAACCGCTTGACGGACCTGTCGAAAAAGCAGGTCGAAAGCCCGTACAGCTACTGGTTCGTGTGCAAGCCCACCGCGCTTGAATCGCGGCCCGTGCGGCTGTTTCACGATTGGCTGGTGCGCGCCGGGCTCTAA
- a CDS encoding 1-acyl-sn-glycerol-3-phosphate acyltransferase: MTDNPAEHGIDAPGSKIWDHRVAAARGEKTPISTGGWMRIGLRSLALIGLLLVFVPLHYLYRIFRYGSPFPMLFLRYAARVSGCKVVVHGTHLKRDVFYIANHISWIDILAMAGACGTAFVAKAELAEAPVVGWLASLNRTVYVKRENRLGVAAQINALKEALADNWAVTVFPEGTTTDGHSLLPFKSSMLSVLEPPPGEVLVQPVMLDYNSVAEWIGWVGQESGLNNAKRVLARRGTFTLHMHFLEPFSPEDVRGRKAIAAEARRRIEEALETALGKPVRDFAHDVPPVRYDAPKGAQGVGVIVNEQVDERAG, translated from the coding sequence ATGACTGACAATCCTGCCGAACACGGCATAGACGCGCCGGGCAGCAAGATCTGGGACCATCGCGTCGCGGCGGCGCGCGGCGAGAAAACGCCGATTTCGACCGGCGGCTGGATGCGGATCGGCCTGCGTTCCCTCGCGCTGATCGGATTGCTGCTGGTCTTCGTGCCGCTGCACTACCTCTACCGCATCTTTCGCTATGGATCGCCCTTCCCGATGCTGTTCCTGCGCTATGCGGCGCGGGTTTCGGGCTGCAAGGTGGTGGTCCACGGCACGCATCTGAAGCGCGATGTGTTCTACATCGCCAATCACATCTCTTGGATCGACATCCTCGCCATGGCAGGCGCGTGCGGCACGGCATTCGTCGCCAAGGCCGAACTGGCCGAAGCCCCGGTGGTCGGCTGGCTCGCCTCGCTCAACCGTACGGTTTACGTGAAGCGCGAGAACCGCCTCGGCGTCGCCGCGCAGATCAACGCCCTGAAGGAGGCGCTGGCGGACAATTGGGCGGTGACGGTGTTCCCCGAAGGCACGACCACCGATGGTCATTCGCTGCTGCCCTTCAAGAGCAGCATGCTCTCGGTACTCGAGCCGCCGCCCGGAGAGGTGCTCGTCCAGCCGGTGATGCTCGATTACAATTCGGTCGCCGAATGGATCGGCTGGGTCGGGCAGGAAAGCGGCCTCAACAACGCCAAGCGGGTGCTGGCGCGGCGCGGCACATTCACGCTCCACATGCATTTCCTCGAACCCTTCAGCCCCGAGGATGTTCGCGGGCGCAAGGCGATCGCCGCCGAAGCGCGGCGGCGGATCGAGGAGGCGCTGGAAACGGCGCTGGGCAAACCGGTGCGCGATTTCGCGCACGATGTGCCCCCGGTCCGCTACGACGCACCGAAGGGGGCGCAGGGCGTGGGCGTGATCGTCAACGAACAGGTCGACGAACGGGCCGGTTAG
- a CDS encoding Fur family transcriptional regulator yields MTQKIDLEQLCAEKGLRITEQRRVIAKVLSDSEDHPDVEMLHQRASAIDPGISIATVYRTVRLFEEAGILDRHDFGDGRSRYEPVPEAHHDHLIDVETGKVVEFVDPEVEALQRQIAEKLGYRLVDHRMELYGVRLSRDD; encoded by the coding sequence TTGACACAGAAAATCGATCTCGAACAATTGTGCGCCGAAAAGGGCCTGCGCATCACCGAACAACGTCGCGTGATTGCCAAGGTCCTGTCGGACAGCGAAGATCATCCCGACGTCGAGATGCTGCACCAGCGCGCATCGGCGATCGATCCGGGAATCTCGATCGCGACGGTCTACCGCACTGTTCGCCTGTTCGAGGAGGCCGGTATCCTCGACCGCCACGATTTCGGCGACGGGCGCTCGCGCTACGAGCCCGTTCCCGAAGCGCATCACGATCACCTGATCGACGTCGAAACCGGCAAGGTCGTCGAATTCGTCGATCCCGAGGTCGAGGCGCTGCAGCGCCAGATCGCCGAAAAGCTCGGCTATCGCCTGGTCGATCACCGGATGGAGCTCTACGGGGTCAGGCTCTCGCGGGATGACTGA
- a CDS encoding MucR family transcriptional regulator, whose protein sequence is MQDLENEMKETLITLTSDIVAAHVSNNDVTVADVPTLITTVYAALQGLGEPAEAEEVLPEPAVSIRASVKPDYIVCLEDGKKLKMLKRYLRTNYDMTPEQYRARWSLPADYPMVAPNYAAKRRDLAKKIGLGRKPGTGRGRRKKAA, encoded by the coding sequence ATGCAAGATCTGGAAAACGAGATGAAGGAAACGCTGATCACATTGACGAGCGACATCGTCGCCGCACATGTCAGCAATAACGATGTCACCGTGGCCGACGTGCCGACGCTGATTACCACCGTCTATGCGGCGTTGCAGGGATTAGGCGAACCCGCCGAAGCCGAAGAAGTGCTGCCCGAACCGGCGGTTTCGATCCGCGCTTCGGTGAAGCCGGACTACATCGTCTGCCTCGAAGACGGCAAGAAGCTGAAGATGCTCAAGCGGTATCTGCGCACCAATTACGACATGACGCCGGAACAATATCGCGCTCGCTGGAGCCTGCCGGCCGATTACCCGATGGTGGCGCCGAACTACGCAGCCAAGCGCCGCGATCTGGCCAAGAAGATCGGCCTCGGCCGCAAGCCGGGCACCGGGCGCGGACGGCGCAAGAAAGCCGCCTGA
- a CDS encoding N-acetyltransferase — MEVMETAFDPTFGEAWNRRQISDALTLPSTHALVVDPEGQPIETAGSVPAGFVLTRHAADEEELLLIAVLPQFRRKGLGQVLLDQLFAAARERGTTRIYLEMRRGNPAVHLYDKAGFEPIGERPNYYQAANGERIDAITFGRTI, encoded by the coding sequence ATGGAGGTCATGGAAACCGCGTTCGATCCGACCTTCGGCGAAGCCTGGAACCGCCGCCAGATCAGCGACGCGCTGACGCTGCCCAGCACGCATGCGCTGGTGGTCGATCCCGAGGGGCAGCCAATCGAGACAGCGGGCAGCGTTCCAGCCGGGTTCGTGCTCACCCGGCACGCGGCGGATGAGGAGGAACTGCTGCTGATCGCGGTTCTGCCGCAGTTTCGCCGGAAGGGTCTCGGGCAGGTCCTGCTTGACCAGTTGTTCGCCGCTGCGCGCGAACGCGGGACCACGCGGATTTACCTGGAAATGCGGCGCGGAAACCCGGCCGTGCATCTCTACGACAAGGCCGGATTCGAGCCGATCGGTGAGCGACCCAACTATTACCAGGCCGCTAATGGTGAAAGAATCGACGCGATTACTTTCGGTCGAACAATCTAG
- the tsaB gene encoding tRNA (adenosine(37)-N6)-threonylcarbamoyltransferase complex dimerization subunit type 1 TsaB, translating to MRILAIETASEACSVALFEGGALRAHDHRILGRGHAERLVPMIAALPDKGEAQRIMVSLGPGSFTGVRIGIATARALGFAWQAEVLGYPTLALLAAMARSDPDLAAAGTGITVCTNGGHGEWFVQDFGGDGRPEATVASLTLDQASARAPRPVIAGNRAAELAALHEGAELRPLVILPDAARTDLLPAVCLTSDLTPIYGRGPDATPIAGRTAS from the coding sequence ATGCGCATTCTCGCGATCGAAACCGCCAGCGAAGCCTGTTCGGTAGCCCTGTTCGAGGGCGGCGCATTGCGTGCGCACGACCATCGCATCCTCGGCCGGGGCCATGCCGAACGGCTGGTGCCGATGATCGCTGCACTGCCCGACAAGGGCGAGGCGCAGCGGATCATGGTGTCGCTCGGCCCCGGCAGCTTTACCGGAGTCCGGATCGGCATCGCGACGGCGCGCGCGCTCGGGTTTGCGTGGCAGGCCGAGGTGCTCGGCTACCCGACGCTCGCGCTGCTGGCGGCGATGGCCCGCTCCGATCCGGACCTTGCGGCGGCGGGGACAGGAATCACTGTGTGCACGAATGGCGGACACGGCGAATGGTTCGTGCAGGATTTCGGTGGCGATGGCCGGCCCGAAGCAACTGTCGCATCGCTGACCCTAGACCAGGCGAGCGCGCGCGCGCCGCGCCCGGTGATCGCGGGCAACCGCGCCGCCGAGCTGGCCGCGCTCCATGAGGGTGCAGAGCTTCGCCCGCTTGTCATTCTGCCTGACGCGGCGCGCACCGACCTGCTGCCTGCCGTCTGCCTGACATCCGACCTCACGCCGATCTACGGACGCGGGCCGGACGCCACCCCGATCGCCGGGCGGACAGCGTCGTGA
- a CDS encoding malonic semialdehyde reductase, whose amino-acid sequence MTQQFHDVVLSDAALAQLFNDARSYNGWLDRPVSEAQLHAIWDLMKMAPTSANMQPVRIVWVKSDAQKDTLVECVSDGNKDKVRAAPVTAVIGYDIDFHEELPWLFPHTDAKSWFEGDEEGRKEGAFRNSSLQGAYLMLAARAIGLDCGPMSGFDADAVNAAFFADQPRHRVNFICSIGYGDPDSIFDRSPRPDFERFNTIV is encoded by the coding sequence ATGACACAGCAATTTCACGACGTCGTCCTTTCGGACGCGGCGCTCGCACAGCTTTTCAACGACGCGCGAAGCTACAATGGCTGGCTCGATCGGCCGGTCAGCGAAGCGCAGCTGCACGCCATCTGGGACCTGATGAAGATGGCTCCGACGTCGGCCAACATGCAGCCGGTGCGGATTGTCTGGGTCAAGTCGGATGCGCAGAAGGACACGCTGGTCGAATGCGTATCGGACGGCAACAAGGACAAGGTCCGCGCCGCGCCGGTCACCGCAGTGATCGGCTACGACATCGACTTTCACGAAGAACTGCCGTGGCTGTTCCCGCATACCGATGCGAAAAGCTGGTTCGAAGGCGATGAGGAAGGGCGCAAGGAGGGCGCGTTCCGCAATTCGTCGTTGCAGGGCGCGTATCTGATGCTCGCCGCGCGCGCGATCGGGCTCGATTGCGGGCCGATGTCGGGCTTCGATGCCGACGCGGTCAATGCAGCGTTCTTCGCCGATCAGCCGCGCCACCGGGTCAATTTCATCTGCTCGATCGGCTATGGCGATCCCGACAGCATCTTCGACCGCAGCCCGCGCCCCGATTTCGAACGCTTCAACACCATCGTCTGA
- a CDS encoding NifU family protein, which translates to MFIETETTPNPASLKFLPGRTVMESGTREFASPEAAEASPLAQAIFDTGEVVNVFYGWDFVTVTAAPGSDWSALKPQVVAILLDHFVSEAPLFAGGSADGIAVPPEEPVMAIQDKEEDAEVIAAINELLETRIRPAVAGDGGDIAYRGFSDGVVYLALQGACSGCPSSTATLKQGIEGLLKHYLPEVVEVRAA; encoded by the coding sequence ATGTTCATCGAAACCGAAACCACGCCGAACCCGGCGAGCCTCAAATTCCTTCCCGGCCGGACCGTGATGGAGAGCGGCACGCGCGAATTCGCCTCGCCCGAAGCCGCCGAAGCGAGCCCGCTGGCGCAGGCGATTTTCGACACCGGCGAAGTCGTCAACGTGTTCTACGGGTGGGACTTCGTCACGGTCACCGCTGCCCCGGGGAGCGACTGGAGCGCGTTGAAGCCGCAGGTGGTCGCGATCCTGCTCGATCATTTCGTTTCCGAAGCGCCGCTGTTCGCAGGCGGATCGGCCGACGGGATCGCGGTTCCGCCCGAAGAACCCGTGATGGCGATCCAGGACAAGGAAGAAGACGCCGAAGTAATCGCCGCAATCAACGAATTGCTCGAAACGCGGATACGACCGGCGGTGGCCGGCGACGGCGGCGACATTGCCTATCGCGGGTTTTCCGACGGAGTCGTCTACCTGGCGTTGCAGGGTGCCTGTTCGGGCTGCCCTTCGAGCACCGCGACGCTCAAGCAGGGAATCGAAGGCCTGCTGAAACATTATCTGCCCGAGGTCGTTGAGGTACGGGCCGCCTGA
- a CDS encoding M16 family metallopeptidase, whose translation MNVLSRAFRVLILLAAPVAIALPASAQQATAEPSIPPAQALQTGDEVPWLYEGSNVPVDREWLFGEMDNGLRYAVRRNGVPPGQVSIRVRIDAGSLHERDEEQGFAHLLEHLLFRESKYLGQAEAIAAWQRLGATFGSDANAETSPTHTAYKLDIPNVDRAKLIESFRLLSGMIREPVLSEANVAAERPIVLAEKRERGGAAERVSDFTRRTFFAGQRLAERNPIGTVETLNAANAASVQGFYDRWYRPENTVIVVAGDAPAELLAGLVEQWFGDWQGTGPAGEAPDFGDPVAPADATIPAGSDLPLGEIGVVVEPDLPRNLTYAVMRPWRPVQDTIVYNEGLLLDALAQQIINRRLETRARAEAASSMRRCSRTTSRVRPTRPLSVSHRSPPTGRPRSPTSAR comes from the coding sequence ATGAACGTACTTTCCCGTGCATTTCGCGTCCTGATTCTGCTTGCGGCGCCGGTTGCCATTGCGCTTCCGGCCAGCGCCCAGCAGGCGACCGCCGAGCCCTCGATCCCGCCTGCGCAGGCGCTTCAGACCGGTGACGAGGTGCCGTGGCTGTACGAAGGCAGCAACGTCCCGGTCGATCGCGAATGGCTGTTCGGGGAGATGGACAACGGGCTGCGCTATGCCGTGCGGCGCAACGGCGTGCCGCCGGGCCAGGTTTCGATCCGGGTCCGCATCGACGCGGGTTCGCTGCACGAACGCGACGAGGAACAGGGGTTTGCCCACCTGCTCGAACACCTGCTGTTTCGCGAAAGCAAGTATCTCGGGCAGGCCGAGGCGATCGCCGCCTGGCAGCGGCTGGGCGCGACCTTCGGCAGCGATGCCAACGCCGAAACCAGCCCGACCCACACCGCCTACAAGCTCGACATTCCGAACGTCGACCGCGCCAAGCTGATCGAGAGTTTCCGGTTGCTGTCGGGCATGATCCGCGAGCCGGTGCTGAGCGAGGCCAACGTCGCTGCAGAGCGTCCGATCGTGCTCGCCGAAAAGCGCGAACGCGGCGGGGCGGCGGAACGGGTGAGCGATTTCACCCGCCGCACGTTTTTCGCCGGTCAGCGGCTGGCCGAACGCAACCCGATCGGCACGGTCGAAACGCTCAATGCCGCCAATGCCGCTTCGGTGCAGGGCTTCTACGATCGCTGGTATCGTCCGGAAAACACGGTGATCGTGGTCGCCGGCGATGCCCCCGCAGAGCTGCTGGCCGGGCTGGTCGAGCAATGGTTCGGGGACTGGCAAGGCACCGGCCCGGCCGGCGAAGCGCCCGATTTCGGCGATCCGGTCGCGCCCGCAGACGCCACGATCCCCGCAGGCTCGGACCTGCCGCTGGGCGAGATCGGCGTCGTGGTCGAGCCCGACCTGCCGCGCAACCTCACCTATGCGGTGATGCGTCCGTGGCGACCGGTGCAGGATACGATCGTCTACAACGAAGGCCTGCTGCTCGATGCGCTGGCGCAGCAGATCATCAACCGCCGGCTGGAAACCCGCGCGCGGGCGGAGGCAGCTTCCTCTATGCGCAGGTGCAGCAGGACGACATCTCGCGTTCGACCGACGCGACCTTTGTCAGTTTCGCACCGATCACCGCCGACTGGCAGACCGCGCTCGCCGACGTCCGCGCGGTGA